cgtgcagatgcttgttgtcttgcaaacgtccccatctgttgactcagggatcgagacatggctgcacgacccgttacagtcatgcaggtaagatgcctgtcatctcgactgctagtgatacgaggccgtcgcgatccaacacggcgttctgtagtaccctcctgaacccaccgattccatattctgctaacagtgattggatcttgaccaacgcgagcagcaatgtcgcgatacgatatgccgcaatcgcgataggctacaatccgacctttatcaaagtcggaaacttggtggtacgcattactcctctttacacgaggcacacaacgacgtttcaccaggcaacgccggtcaactgctgtttgtgtatgagaaatcggttggaaactttcctcatgtcagcacgttgtaggtgacgtcaccggcgccaaccttgtgtgaatgtatgaaaagctaattatttgcatatcacagcatcttcttcctgtcggttaaatttcgcgtctgtagcacgtcatcttcgtggtgtagcaattttaatggccagtagtgtagttcgcaaATGctgctctgatatgaagaggttggcacaggagagaaatcctTTCTGacgaaaactgatgactcaaatatAAGAAAGCATAAGAATCACACCTGGAGAGAAAGAAATTGTTCGTAGGTTGATAAAAGAATTATACGTCGTATTTTGTCTAAGCTGTATGTGGAGCACCTCTCCGTTGAGTCATTGACTGGGGAGACACTGCAGATTTAACACCTGTCGGTATGAAGGCGTCTATAGTCGTCGTCCCTTTCCCCCCACCTGGAGCCGTATAACTTAGCACCTCCACTACACTACTAGCCGAAAACGCCACGTGGAGTGGGCGCCGTACTCGTAATAGAAGGCCAGCGTACGAGAAGAAAAAAGGGCGGGCCTGGAGGGGCCCGTGAGACCCCAGTCCCCGCCCGGCCGGGAAGAGTTTTTTAGGGTGAGTGCGCGGGCGACAGGAGGAGGCCACCGAGAGGCGGGAGGCGAGAGGCGAGAGGCGGCCGCGCGCCCGCTCGAGAGCGCCTCCGCCTCCGCACAAGAATGGCGGCGCACAAAGGCCGGCCCGGCGCCTCGGCCGCCTCGCCGTGACGTCACGGGGgtgaggccgccgccgccgccgccgccgccgccgccgccgcctcgcctCGGCGCTCTCGagacgccggccgccggccgcgccCACTTGCCGCCGCTTTCTCCCGTCTCCTCCACCCCGTCCCCACCCCCACCCGCCCCTCCCCACTGCTTTATTCTTTTGTAGATTATTTAGAACAATGGCGGAGGAGCGGCCAGGATTCCTGGCAGCTTTCTTCAGGGACAGGCGAGGCCGACGTGCCGTATCTGCGCCCAGCCTGCCCGAGACGCCGCCAGAACGGAGAAAATCCCCACGCCGCGTCTGCACCGTGGCATCTTGTCTAGACTCCCAAAACACACGGCTCGTCGCGAATTCGCACCATGATCTTGCACTGCCGATAAAAAAAACATGACGTAAACACAATTGATCACCCCCAACAGAAATACAGCTAATACTGCGTAACATCACTTCCATCCTTGATAGCAAGGCAAGGATACCATGtttctacactaatggccattaaaattgctacaccaagaagaaatgcacatgataaatgggtattcattggacaaatatagtatactagaactgacatgtgattacattttcacgcaatttgggtggatagaacctgagaaatcagtacctagaacaaccacctcttgccgtaataacggccttgatacgcctgggcattgagtcaaacagagt
This portion of the Schistocerca nitens isolate TAMUIC-IGC-003100 chromosome 7, iqSchNite1.1, whole genome shotgun sequence genome encodes:
- the LOC126195735 gene encoding serine, glycine and glutamine-rich protein-like, translating into MATNKSSCQVISLLAERIQTAAARSWCEFATSRVFWESRQDATVQTRRGDFLRSGGVSGRLGADTWGGAGGGGDGVEETGESGGKWARPAAGVSRAPRRGGGGGGGGGGGGLTPVTSRRGGRGAGPAFVRRHSCAEAEALSSGRAAASRLSPPASRWPPPVARALTLKNSSRPGGDWGLTGPSRPALFSSRTLAFYYEYGAHSTWRFRLVV